In a single window of the Bacillus clarus genome:
- a CDS encoding ArsR/SmtB family transcription factor: MTTYTREIEKRVISEEDVDILKIMAHPVRLQIVKELSIRKTCNVTQLTEILGIPQSTVSQHLSKMKGKVLRADRRGLEIYYSISNLKASEIVGVLGYVN, translated from the coding sequence GTGACAACATATACAAGAGAAATAGAAAAGCGTGTAATATCTGAAGAAGATGTAGATATTTTAAAAATTATGGCACACCCAGTACGATTGCAAATTGTTAAGGAATTAAGTATTCGTAAAACATGTAATGTAACACAGTTAACAGAGATATTAGGAATTCCACAATCGACCGTTTCTCAACATTTGTCAAAAATGAAAGGTAAAGTATTAAGAGCTGACAGAAGAGGGTTAGAAATATACTATTCTATTTCTAATTTGAAAGCTAGTGAGATAGTTGGAGTTTTAGGTTATGTAAATTAA
- a CDS encoding YkvS family protein, translated as MKANVGDTILFQRKNVKITGSVIKLYTESVLVEVTDVSEGTFEFDRTIVNHKNYKILHKHE; from the coding sequence ATGAAAGCAAATGTAGGGGATACTATTCTTTTTCAGCGTAAAAACGTAAAAATAACAGGTTCAGTAATTAAATTATATACTGAATCTGTCTTAGTTGAAGTTACAGATGTAAGTGAAGGTACTTTTGAATTTGATAGAACTATAGTGAATCATAAAAATTATAAAATTTTACACAAACATGAATAA
- a CDS encoding 2,3-dihydro-2,3-dihydroxybenzoate dehydrogenase: protein MGCGEFEGKIVLVTGAAQGIGKAVANMFVEKGATVVAIDQNTEALNATSNQHNVKGSRFHIFPLDVSDSAAVENVVDRVENEIGHIDILVNVAGILCMGAIHSLSDEEWNNTFSVNSTGVFYMSRSVSKRMMLRKSGAIVTVGSNAANTPRVDMAAYAASKAATTMFMKCLGLELAEYNIRCNLVSPGSTETEMQRLLWADENGAEKIIAGSQHAYRLGIPLQKIAKPSEIAEAVLFLASEKASHITMHNLCVDGGATLGV from the coding sequence ATGGGCTGTGGAGAATTTGAGGGGAAAATTGTTTTAGTTACAGGTGCAGCGCAAGGAATCGGGAAGGCTGTAGCAAATATGTTTGTTGAAAAAGGAGCTACGGTAGTAGCGATTGATCAGAATACCGAAGCACTTAATGCCACTTCTAATCAACATAATGTAAAGGGATCTCGTTTTCATATTTTCCCTTTAGATGTGAGTGATAGTGCTGCTGTGGAAAACGTAGTAGATCGAGTTGAGAATGAAATAGGGCACATAGATATTTTAGTGAATGTTGCGGGTATTTTGTGTATGGGAGCCATTCATTCTTTAAGTGATGAAGAGTGGAATAACACTTTTTCTGTGAATTCTACAGGTGTTTTTTATATGTCTCGTTCAGTAAGTAAACGCATGATGTTAAGAAAATCAGGTGCAATTGTTACGGTCGGCTCCAATGCTGCGAATACTCCGAGAGTAGACATGGCTGCATATGCAGCATCAAAAGCCGCAACAACGATGTTTATGAAGTGCTTAGGTCTTGAACTTGCAGAATATAACATTCGCTGCAATTTAGTTTCTCCTGGTTCTACTGAAACTGAAATGCAAAGGTTACTATGGGCTGATGAGAACGGAGCTGAAAAAATAATTGCCGGTTCACAACATGCATATCGATTGGGAATACCGTTACAAAAAATAGCGAAACCTTCAGAAATTGCTGAGGCGGTACTGTTTCTAGCTTCAGAAAAAGCAAGCCATATTACAATGCATAATTTATGTGTCGATGGTGGTGCTACTTTAGGAGTTTAA
- the dhbC gene encoding isochorismate synthase DhbC: MTKQIVAVRESGLKLLEDYKTESPFFFASPYRTILAEGTFATVKHKEVKSFPELVQAVLSNAKKAGHPNPIVVGALPFDHRKAVELVVPEESRITSRLELDSTNQIQQPSKLTYEMKPVPEPSGYMDGVKQGISKIKEGDLKKIVLSRSLDLKSSEKIDIQKLLFDLAQHNKHGYTFAVNLSQDEKEKNKTLIGASPELLVSRNGMQVISNPLAGSRPRSEDPVEDKRRAEELLSSPKDLHEHAVVVEAVAAALRPYCHTLHVPEKPSVIHSETMWHLSTEVKGELIDSSVSSLELAIALHPTPAVCGTPTEKAREAIQEIEPFDRNFFTGMLGWSDLNGDGEWIVTIRCAEVQENSLRLFAGAGIVGESKPEEELAETSAKFRTMLRAMGLNDETLK, from the coding sequence ATGACAAAACAAATAGTAGCTGTAAGAGAATCAGGATTAAAATTATTAGAAGATTATAAGACTGAATCTCCGTTCTTTTTCGCTTCACCTTATCGAACAATCCTTGCAGAAGGAACGTTCGCTACAGTGAAACATAAGGAGGTTAAAAGTTTTCCTGAACTTGTTCAAGCAGTATTAAGTAATGCAAAGAAGGCTGGACACCCTAATCCAATTGTTGTCGGTGCACTTCCTTTTGATCACAGGAAAGCTGTAGAACTCGTTGTGCCAGAAGAAAGTAGAATTACTTCTCGTTTGGAGTTAGACTCTACAAATCAAATTCAACAACCATCTAAACTTACATATGAAATGAAACCTGTTCCAGAGCCTTCGGGGTATATGGACGGTGTAAAGCAAGGAATCTCAAAAATTAAAGAGGGAGATCTTAAGAAAATCGTTCTATCTAGATCATTAGATTTAAAATCATCTGAGAAGATAGATATTCAAAAATTACTTTTTGATTTAGCGCAGCATAATAAGCACGGTTATACATTTGCAGTGAACCTATCGCAAGATGAAAAAGAAAAGAATAAAACATTAATTGGAGCGAGTCCTGAATTACTTGTTTCACGTAATGGTATGCAAGTCATTTCTAATCCTTTAGCAGGTTCTAGACCACGAAGTGAGGACCCAGTAGAGGATAAGAGAAGAGCAGAAGAGTTACTTTCTTCACCTAAAGATTTACATGAACATGCGGTAGTTGTTGAAGCGGTAGCGGCAGCACTTCGTCCGTATTGCCATACATTACACGTACCAGAAAAACCATCCGTAATTCATAGTGAAACGATGTGGCACTTATCTACAGAGGTAAAAGGTGAACTTATAGATTCGTCTGTTTCTTCATTAGAACTAGCAATTGCACTTCATCCAACACCAGCGGTTTGCGGTACACCAACTGAGAAAGCACGAGAGGCTATTCAAGAAATCGAACCATTTGATCGTAATTTCTTTACAGGAATGCTTGGGTGGAGTGATCTAAATGGTGATGGGGAATGGATTGTTACTATTCGCTGTGCAGAAGTTCAAGAAAATTCACTTCGTTTATTTGCAGGAGCAGGTATTGTCGGTGAATCGAAACCAGAAGAAGAGTTGGCTGAAACATCAGCAAAATTCCGGACAATGCTTAGAGCAATGGGATTGAATGATGAAACGTTGAAATGA
- a CDS encoding (2,3-dihydroxybenzoyl)adenylate synthase: MLKGYTEWPKEFVDRYKEEGCWLGETFGEMLKERAERHGNRIAVISGDTHVSYSELDEKVDRLAAGFLNLGIKQEDRVVLQLPNIIEFFEVCFALFRIGALPVFALPSHRSSEISYFCEFGEASAYIISDKALGFDYRKLAREVKEKVPTLQHVIVVGDAEEFVNISDLYMDPIQLPEVHPSDVAFLQLSGGTTGLSKLIPRTHDDYIYSLRVSAEICNLNPDSVYMAVLPVAHNYPLSSPGTLGTLYAGGKVVLASGGSPDEAFSLIEKESVTITALVPPLAMVWLDAAASRNNDLSSLQVLQVGGAKFSAEVAKRIRPTFGCTLQQVFGMAEGLVNYTRLDGPEEIIVHTQGRPMSKFDEIRIVNEDDNDVIPGEVGSLLTRGPYTIRGYYKAEEHNKKSFTHDGFYRTGDLVKMNEQGYIIVEGRDKDQINRGGEKVAAEEVENHLLAHDSVHDVAMVSMPDDYLGERTCAFVIARGQKPTVGELKTFLRERGIAAYKIPDRIEFIESFPQTGVGKVSKKELRKVIAEKLITIK; encoded by the coding sequence ATGTTAAAAGGATACACGGAGTGGCCGAAAGAATTTGTAGATCGTTATAAAGAAGAAGGGTGTTGGCTCGGAGAAACATTTGGAGAAATGCTGAAAGAACGCGCTGAACGGCATGGGAATCGAATTGCGGTTATTAGTGGGGACACACATGTTAGTTATAGTGAACTTGATGAAAAGGTAGATCGTTTAGCTGCAGGGTTCTTGAATTTAGGAATAAAACAAGAGGATCGAGTTGTTCTTCAGTTACCTAATATTATAGAGTTTTTCGAAGTATGCTTCGCACTATTTCGAATTGGAGCACTTCCAGTTTTTGCACTACCTTCGCATCGCAGTAGTGAAATTAGCTATTTTTGTGAGTTTGGTGAGGCGAGCGCTTATATTATTTCAGATAAGGCACTTGGATTTGACTATCGAAAACTAGCGAGAGAAGTGAAAGAGAAAGTTCCAACTTTACAGCATGTAATTGTAGTAGGAGATGCAGAAGAGTTTGTGAACATAAGTGATCTTTATATGGATCCAATTCAATTACCAGAAGTTCATCCGAGTGATGTTGCTTTTCTCCAATTATCAGGAGGGACAACGGGACTATCTAAATTAATTCCGAGAACTCATGATGATTATATTTATAGCTTACGTGTCAGCGCTGAGATTTGTAATTTGAATCCAGATAGCGTGTATATGGCAGTTCTTCCAGTAGCTCACAATTATCCGCTTAGTTCACCGGGAACACTAGGTACTTTATATGCAGGTGGAAAAGTAGTGTTGGCATCTGGAGGTAGTCCGGATGAAGCATTCTCTCTGATTGAAAAAGAAAGTGTCACCATTACAGCTCTTGTCCCGCCATTAGCAATGGTATGGCTCGATGCTGCAGCTTCACGTAATAACGATTTATCGAGCTTACAAGTACTGCAAGTAGGCGGTGCGAAATTCAGTGCTGAAGTTGCTAAACGTATACGTCCGACGTTCGGCTGTACGTTGCAACAAGTATTCGGAATGGCTGAAGGATTAGTAAATTATACAAGGCTTGATGGTCCAGAAGAAATCATTGTGCATACTCAAGGGAGACCGATGTCAAAGTTTGATGAGATTCGAATCGTAAATGAAGATGATAACGATGTAATACCTGGAGAAGTAGGAAGTTTATTAACACGTGGTCCATATACAATCCGTGGTTATTATAAAGCAGAAGAACATAACAAAAAATCCTTCACACACGATGGTTTCTATCGTACCGGTGATCTTGTCAAAATGAATGAGCAAGGCTACATCATCGTGGAAGGAAGAGATAAGGATCAAATTAACCGTGGTGGTGAAAAAGTGGCAGCGGAAGAAGTTGAGAATCATCTGCTAGCGCACGATTCGGTACATGATGTTGCGATGGTATCTATGCCTGATGATTATTTAGGGGAACGTACATGTGCTTTCGTAATAGCACGTGGCCAGAAGCCGACAGTAGGTGAGCTTAAAACCTTCTTAAGAGAGCGCGGGATTGCAGCGTATAAAATTCCAGATCGAATTGAGTTTATAGAGTCGTTCCCGCAAACGGGTGTAGGAAAAGTTAGTAAGAAAGAATTACGTAAGGTCATTGCTGAGAAGCTTATTACAATAAAATAA
- a CDS encoding isochorismatase family protein — protein sequence MAIPAIPVYKMPIESDLPTNRVTWKPDPKRAVFLIHDMQEYFLDAYSNEESPKVELISNIKLIRETCKELGVPVIYTAQPGGQTLEQRGLLQDFWGDGIPAGPDKKRIVDELTPDEDDIFLTKWRYSAFKKTNLLEILNEQGRDQLIICGVYAHIGCLLTACEAFMDGIQPFFIADAVADFSLAHHKQALQYASDRCAVTTTTNVLLKDLQSLKSDDSAERSEGITLQLVREQVAELFRESPEDIELDEDLINRGLDSVRIMSLVEKWRREGIEVTFADLAERPTISDWFHILSSQTEQVL from the coding sequence ATGGCTATTCCAGCTATCCCAGTATATAAAATGCCAATTGAATCAGATTTACCGACTAATAGAGTAACATGGAAGCCAGATCCTAAACGTGCAGTTTTTCTTATTCATGACATGCAAGAATATTTTCTTGATGCATATAGCAATGAAGAATCACCGAAAGTAGAGCTTATTTCAAATATTAAGTTGATAAGAGAAACATGCAAGGAACTTGGTGTACCGGTTATTTATACTGCACAGCCAGGTGGACAAACATTAGAGCAAAGAGGACTACTACAAGATTTTTGGGGTGATGGTATTCCAGCTGGTCCTGATAAAAAGAGGATTGTGGATGAACTTACTCCTGATGAGGATGATATTTTCCTTACGAAATGGAGATATAGTGCATTTAAAAAAACAAACCTATTAGAAATATTAAATGAACAAGGGCGAGATCAACTTATTATTTGCGGAGTTTATGCACATATTGGGTGTCTCTTAACAGCTTGTGAAGCCTTTATGGATGGTATACAACCATTTTTCATTGCGGATGCAGTTGCTGATTTTTCATTAGCGCATCATAAACAAGCGTTGCAGTATGCATCTGACAGATGTGCAGTAACGACAACGACAAATGTATTATTAAAAGATTTACAAAGTTTAAAAAGTGATGATAGTGCAGAAAGAAGTGAAGGAATCACTTTACAGTTAGTACGTGAACAAGTTGCTGAATTATTTCGTGAATCACCAGAGGATATTGAACTTGACGAAGATTTAATCAATAGAGGTCTTGATTCAGTGAGAATTATGAGTTTAGTAGAGAAGTGGCGCCGTGAAGGAATAGAAGTTACCTTTGCAGATTTAGCGGAGCGCCCAACAATTTCTGATTGGTTTCACATATTATCTTCACAAACAGAACAAGTGCTGTGA